One region of Crateriforma spongiae genomic DNA includes:
- a CDS encoding M24 family metallopeptidase, whose product MDFIIAGFADKNATLYRRLGVPLGDPAAFLQLGDQAFGIVRDLEMDRVRQNRPGLQVSCPADHAGPDGLPADRESATAAAVANMVRDRGVGHLSADRTLPLIFAHHLTAAGVTVDYDPELGVNDRRSKTDQEIEYLSQAQATTESVMRMVCETIADATVDAEGQLLLDGTVLTSERVRSLAAVEFLKLQYTMPHGAIVATAPQVADCHHSGTGPLRTGTPIVVDLFPRCEATRYWGDCTRTVVHGDIDPVAKEMHAAVLEAKSACIAKLLPGVTADQAHHASEAVLLQKGYPSSRGTITDDPSIQHGTGHGIGLDVHEPILLDAGGGEMLAGEVFTVEPGLYGRRCGGIRVEDMVVVTPEGPRNLNELNEGLDWRSV is encoded by the coding sequence ATGGATTTCATCATCGCCGGGTTTGCCGACAAGAACGCGACGCTTTACCGACGCTTGGGAGTCCCCTTGGGCGACCCGGCCGCGTTTTTGCAGCTAGGCGACCAGGCGTTCGGAATTGTGCGTGATCTGGAGATGGATCGCGTGCGACAGAACCGACCCGGTTTGCAAGTATCTTGCCCAGCCGATCATGCCGGCCCCGATGGCTTGCCCGCCGATCGCGAATCGGCGACCGCCGCAGCGGTGGCCAACATGGTGCGCGATCGCGGCGTCGGTCATTTGTCCGCTGATCGAACGTTGCCGCTGATCTTTGCGCATCACCTAACTGCCGCCGGCGTCACGGTCGACTACGACCCCGAACTTGGCGTCAACGACCGACGATCCAAAACGGATCAAGAGATCGAGTACTTGTCGCAGGCCCAGGCGACCACCGAATCGGTGATGCGAATGGTGTGCGAAACGATTGCCGACGCCACCGTCGACGCCGAAGGCCAACTGTTGCTGGACGGCACCGTCCTGACCAGTGAACGAGTCCGCAGTCTGGCCGCGGTGGAGTTTTTGAAACTGCAATACACGATGCCCCACGGCGCGATCGTGGCGACCGCGCCCCAGGTGGCCGATTGTCACCACAGTGGCACCGGACCACTGCGAACCGGAACGCCGATCGTCGTGGATTTGTTTCCACGTTGTGAGGCGACCCGTTACTGGGGCGACTGCACGCGGACGGTCGTTCACGGCGACATCGATCCGGTGGCCAAAGAAATGCACGCGGCGGTTTTGGAAGCCAAATCGGCCTGCATCGCCAAACTATTGCCAGGCGTCACCGCCGACCAGGCACATCACGCCAGCGAAGCGGTGTTGTTGCAAAAGGGCTATCCGTCCAGCCGCGGGACGATCACCGATGATCCGTCGATCCAGCACGGCACCGGACACGGCATCGGTTTGGACGTTCACGAACCGATTTTGCTGGATGCCGGCGGTGGTGAGATGTTGGCTGGTGAAGTCTTCACCGTCGAACCTGGTCTATACGGTCGCCGTTGCGGTGGCATCCGCGTCGAAGACATGGTCGTCGTCACGCCAGAAGGCCCTCGCAATTTAAATGAATTGAACGAGGGCCTGGATTGGCGATCGGTTTAG